The Exiguobacterium acetylicum genome includes a window with the following:
- a CDS encoding DUF4084 domain-containing protein, which yields MFKQPKNFILIILLYALGYYGWIFTFSDSQFLEALGGNIFSIAGLLIALLYLKIAIKWADSNDRKFWLLIAFGTFCYLVAELIWFFTESIFHKNVAFPGWPDVFYILQVLFLLYALIYKILKDAAIQQRISFLFDVMIILVVASTFSWHFLIEPILDTSVATINALIVSLIYPLGDLGMLVAASFLFFNLTSKDKSLSMYLIIAAVTIQAIADSVYLYLIAQDTYISGSLIDPLFIIAMIVLAFSGLQHQPNTISTTLTTHPEKLNIFQMLTPYGGVLILFVFMGFHSRSFDIVTVGSGLSILLVITRQVLIIIENHKLVRRYYDQAQTLELSEERYKSLFEYHPDPVYSTDLKGQFDSANTACSDLLGVSKTDLMGQDSLRYVKDTHRMTVAKELKEVFKGMPRSYETVVENALGSSMYMNITNVPIIVQNEIVGIFGIGKDVTEIKRNEQRIQYLAYHDALTGLFNRLAFEERLLKLIKSNSLHPSSNVSLFFMDLNQFKAVNDTLGHDIGDQLLKAVAIRLQSFETDFDMMARQGGDEFTLLLKNVKSYEQLHRMATQLLSTLQAPYEIANHMISCPPSIGISCYPTDASSMLEMLQHADLAMYRAKDIPSGSYVLYNELQHMPS from the coding sequence ATGTTTAAACAACCTAAAAATTTTATCCTAATCATTCTACTTTATGCTTTAGGCTATTATGGATGGATTTTCACTTTTTCTGATTCTCAATTCCTTGAAGCACTAGGGGGAAATATCTTTTCGATTGCAGGGTTGTTGATCGCCCTTCTCTACTTAAAGATTGCTATCAAATGGGCTGATTCAAATGATCGTAAATTCTGGTTACTTATCGCTTTCGGCACCTTTTGTTATTTAGTCGCCGAATTGATTTGGTTTTTCACAGAAAGTATTTTCCACAAAAACGTGGCGTTTCCAGGATGGCCAGACGTGTTTTACATTCTTCAAGTCCTTTTCCTGCTTTACGCTTTGATATACAAAATTTTGAAGGATGCAGCAATACAGCAACGCATTTCATTCTTATTTGATGTCATGATCATTTTAGTCGTTGCGAGTACCTTTTCTTGGCACTTTTTAATCGAACCTATTCTGGATACGAGTGTGGCAACCATTAATGCTCTCATTGTTTCCTTAATCTATCCTTTAGGAGATTTGGGTATGTTAGTCGCCGCCTCCTTTTTATTTTTTAATCTTACGAGTAAAGATAAGAGTTTATCCATGTATCTCATTATCGCAGCCGTCACGATACAAGCAATCGCTGACTCTGTTTACTTGTATTTGATTGCTCAAGACACATACATCTCAGGTAGTTTAATTGACCCTCTGTTCATCATAGCAATGATCGTTTTAGCTTTTTCAGGTCTTCAACATCAGCCAAATACTATAAGTACAACGTTAACGACTCATCCCGAAAAGTTAAATATTTTTCAAATGCTCACGCCTTATGGGGGAGTCTTGATTCTGTTCGTCTTCATGGGATTTCACTCGCGTAGTTTCGATATCGTGACAGTAGGTTCAGGACTTTCCATTTTACTCGTCATTACCCGGCAAGTCTTAATTATTATCGAGAATCATAAATTAGTCCGTCGCTACTACGATCAAGCACAAACGCTTGAATTAAGCGAAGAAAGGTATAAATCCTTGTTCGAATACCATCCAGATCCAGTGTATTCAACGGACCTTAAAGGTCAATTCGATAGTGCGAATACTGCCTGTAGCGATCTTCTCGGTGTCTCTAAAACTGACTTGATGGGTCAAGATAGCCTTCGCTATGTCAAAGATACACACCGGATGACGGTCGCGAAAGAATTAAAGGAAGTATTTAAAGGTATGCCACGAAGTTATGAGACCGTTGTTGAAAATGCATTGGGTTCCAGTATGTATATGAACATCACCAATGTTCCAATCATCGTCCAAAACGAAATTGTTGGAATCTTCGGTATCGGTAAAGATGTGACTGAAATAAAACGAAATGAACAACGTATTCAATACCTTGCCTATCATGATGCGCTGACAGGACTATTCAATCGGCTTGCGTTCGAAGAACGACTGTTAAAGCTCATTAAAAGTAACTCTCTTCATCCTTCATCAAATGTGTCTTTATTTTTCATGGACTTAAATCAATTTAAAGCAGTCAACGATACACTTGGACACGATATCGGTGATCAGTTATTGAAAGCTGTTGCTATAAGACTACAATCATTCGAAACGGATTTTGACATGATGGCACGACAAGGCGGTGATGAATTTACATTACTTTTAAAGAATGTTAAATCATACGAACAACTTCATCGTATGGCAACTCAGTTGTTGAGCACGTTACAAGCACCTTATGAGATTGCCAATCATATGATTTCTTGTCCGCCAAGCATCGGTATCTCCTGCTATCCGACGGATGCCTCGAGTATGCTCGAGATGCTACAGCACGCGGATCTCGCCATGTATCGCGCAAAAGACATTCCCTCAGGAAGCTACGTTCTTTATAATGAACTTCAACACATGCCGAGTTAA
- a CDS encoding bifunctional diguanylate cyclase/phosphodiesterase has translation MRTTISYPFLLSIGIGLLFWYGNHFFEGSEWMRLVLLNTVQLFVGILSTSWIIKSYFKNDSSKRFWMFLGLGTSFSALGTLVWIILLVKNHVMVTPDLSSLTWVCSYFFYFAALLNQLLNQTRKFSNSAFFFNTMIYMIAATSISYHYLLYPLYQINQQSLWYSVHIFLFQIADLGILFFIITLYYLILFNKQNVYLTYLIIGLFLQVIGDITFAQFTIKNSYISGGSVDLIWTIALLFIGYTARYHEKEPRQESMIDPFALDVSTKKEFIFPYSSILILSILMMQSYAWNLNALSTGWIMIFLLIIIRQAFTVMKNSELLAELNQIAYIDPLTSLGNRASFLLDTKNSLKDEHAPLAFILLQVERIRMYTDIFGHHVGEQIMKEVSFRLKHVLKENFKMYRYSEDEFMIVLLKTEKSSITVVNEKIFIHLAAPIRLKELELNIVAHSGVSIFPDQSLTIEEIQAHTAEALYQAKQNGNYTFVYYGTELQSNLVRKLEIESYLRNAIREQQLSVYYQPKVNLRSGRIIGMEALLRWHHPKFGWISPAEFIPIAEEAGLINEIGEWVLFTATYQSKQLQLLGFEPLLLSVNVSVLQFQNPNFCQRVIEILEETSLDPQWLELEITESIVQNIKESVSILQCLKTSQIKTSIDDFGTGYSSLNVLEQLPIDTLKIDKSFIDRLTPNQKSPMVKTIIELGLNLNLTVVAEGIETIEQKEVLTSYGCTIGQGYLFSRPIDFDAFVTLLQTQDVLKTTSL, from the coding sequence TTGCGTACAACTATAAGTTACCCCTTCCTTCTGTCCATCGGAATTGGTTTATTATTTTGGTATGGGAACCATTTTTTTGAAGGATCTGAATGGATGCGGTTGGTTCTATTAAACACGGTCCAGTTGTTCGTAGGTATTTTAAGTACGAGTTGGATTATAAAAAGTTATTTTAAAAATGACTCTTCTAAACGTTTTTGGATGTTTTTAGGTCTTGGAACGAGTTTTTCCGCCCTTGGCACACTTGTTTGGATCATCTTACTTGTTAAGAATCATGTCATGGTTACACCGGACTTATCATCCTTAACTTGGGTCTGCTCCTACTTTTTCTACTTTGCTGCACTGTTAAATCAACTTTTGAATCAAACGAGAAAATTTTCAAATTCGGCATTCTTCTTTAATACAATGATTTATATGATAGCCGCGACTTCAATTAGTTATCATTACCTGCTTTATCCGCTCTATCAGATTAATCAGCAGTCTCTGTGGTACAGCGTCCATATATTTCTTTTCCAAATTGCAGATTTAGGAATTCTTTTTTTTATAATTACGCTATATTATTTAATTCTATTCAACAAACAAAATGTATATTTGACTTATTTGATCATCGGTTTATTTTTACAAGTCATCGGAGATATCACTTTTGCACAATTTACAATTAAGAACAGCTATATATCAGGTGGCAGTGTCGATTTGATTTGGACTATCGCATTACTATTTATCGGTTACACTGCTCGATATCATGAAAAAGAGCCAAGACAAGAAAGTATGATTGATCCATTTGCTCTTGATGTTTCAACAAAGAAAGAATTTATCTTTCCTTATTCGAGCATCTTGATCCTCTCCATCCTAATGATGCAAAGCTATGCTTGGAATTTAAATGCCTTAAGTACAGGATGGATCATGATTTTTCTTCTTATCATTATTAGACAAGCTTTTACTGTCATGAAAAATAGTGAATTATTAGCAGAATTAAACCAAATCGCATATATCGATCCATTAACGAGCCTAGGCAATCGTGCATCTTTTTTACTAGACACTAAAAATAGCCTCAAAGATGAACATGCACCGCTTGCCTTCATATTGCTTCAAGTAGAACGGATTCGAATGTACACAGATATTTTCGGGCATCATGTCGGGGAACAGATCATGAAAGAAGTATCTTTCCGCTTAAAACATGTATTGAAAGAGAATTTTAAAATGTATCGGTACAGTGAAGATGAGTTTATGATTGTGCTTCTAAAAACAGAGAAATCTAGTATCACTGTTGTGAATGAAAAGATATTCATTCATCTTGCAGCACCTATCCGTTTAAAGGAGTTAGAATTGAATATTGTAGCGCATAGTGGTGTCAGTATATTTCCTGACCAAAGTTTGACGATCGAAGAAATACAGGCTCATACAGCTGAAGCTCTTTATCAAGCTAAACAGAATGGAAATTACACATTCGTTTACTATGGAACTGAACTTCAATCCAACTTAGTACGAAAGCTTGAAATTGAATCATACTTACGAAATGCAATACGTGAGCAACAATTAAGTGTCTACTATCAACCTAAAGTCAATCTTCGTTCTGGGAGAATCATTGGTATGGAAGCATTGCTCCGTTGGCATCATCCAAAGTTCGGATGGATTTCACCAGCTGAGTTCATTCCAATCGCTGAAGAAGCTGGTCTGATCAATGAAATCGGGGAGTGGGTCCTATTCACTGCGACCTACCAAAGTAAACAACTTCAGCTTTTAGGATTCGAACCTTTGCTTCTATCGGTCAATGTTTCTGTTCTTCAATTCCAAAATCCAAACTTCTGTCAGCGTGTCATCGAGATTCTTGAAGAGACATCTCTTGACCCGCAGTGGCTCGAGCTTGAGATTACAGAGAGCATTGTTCAAAACATCAAAGAGAGCGTTTCGATTTTGCAATGTTTGAAGACCTCGCAGATTAAAACATCCATCGATGACTTCGGAACAGGGTATTCTTCCTTAAATGTACTCGAGCAACTTCCGATTGATACATTGAAAATCGATAAGTCGTTCATCGATCGTCTGACTCCTAATCAAAAATCGCCTATGGTCAAGACGATCATCGAGCTCGGCTTGAATCTTAATTTAACCGTCGTAGCGGAAGGGATAGAAACGATTGAACAAAAAGAGGTTCTCACTTCCTATGGATGTACGATCGGTCAAGGCTACCTATTCTCTCGTCCTATCGATTTTGACGCATTTGTTACATTACTTCAAACACAAGATGTTTTGAAGACTACCTCTCTCTAA
- a CDS encoding GGDEF domain-containing protein produces MLHAMDQFIVSVSSLLLILISGAFFFQWFYPIKPNSQSFNHLFSLILFSIAASIWVLLKAIDLHGFSIDLSILFLMVSLYYGGHQVGLITLVSLQLCQGLFVYQTTDIWHAMSYVVTYGVVFYVIILLKKRMITQSISFFVLLAASLLISLPLIYFIESTSHMKETNTLQFILIHFGSGILIHASLETIRAQYARYHQACQEAGIDGLTGLYNRRKLEESVRQLLKTETPFSILMLDVDHFKRINDVYGHDQGDAILRQISRLLQNHCPDSVIVGRYGGEEFIMVCPNLQLPQSYDLAEVIRATSSIYDYQIKNEHPIQITVSIGVAFHEQSHNKKENLQDIVQDADRALYEAKRRGRNRVRYKPMTQVEKNEG; encoded by the coding sequence ATGCTTCATGCTATGGATCAATTCATTGTCAGTGTGTCGTCACTATTGTTAATCCTGATCTCCGGTGCTTTTTTCTTTCAATGGTTCTATCCCATCAAGCCGAACTCTCAAAGTTTCAATCATTTGTTTTCACTCATTTTGTTTTCGATTGCTGCAAGTATTTGGGTCCTTCTAAAAGCAATTGATCTTCATGGATTTTCCATCGATTTATCCATCCTATTTTTAATGGTCAGCCTCTACTATGGAGGACATCAAGTCGGACTTATCACGCTAGTGTCCTTGCAACTTTGTCAAGGTCTCTTTGTCTATCAGACGACTGACATTTGGCATGCCATGAGTTACGTTGTCACGTATGGAGTAGTCTTCTATGTCATCATACTTCTGAAAAAAAGAATGATCACCCAGTCAATCAGTTTTTTTGTTCTGCTTGCGGCGAGTCTCCTGATTTCCCTTCCTCTCATTTATTTCATAGAATCGACTTCACACATGAAGGAAACGAATACACTACAATTCATATTGATTCACTTCGGATCGGGTATTTTAATCCATGCCTCTCTCGAAACGATACGTGCTCAATATGCCCGCTATCATCAAGCATGCCAGGAGGCAGGAATTGACGGGTTGACCGGTCTGTATAATCGCCGAAAACTTGAAGAATCTGTTCGACAACTGCTAAAAACAGAAACTCCTTTTTCAATCTTAATGCTTGACGTCGATCATTTTAAGCGTATCAATGATGTATATGGACACGATCAAGGCGATGCGATTCTTCGTCAAATCAGTAGATTATTACAAAACCATTGTCCGGACTCCGTCATTGTCGGTCGTTATGGAGGTGAAGAATTCATCATGGTCTGTCCAAACTTACAGTTGCCCCAATCATATGACCTGGCTGAAGTCATTCGAGCAACTAGCTCGATTTATGACTATCAGATTAAGAACGAGCACCCTATTCAGATTACCGTATCGATTGGCGTAGCTTTTCATGAACAGTCTCATAACAAGAAAGAGAACCTGCAGGATATCGTTCAAGATGCTGATCGAGCACTCTATGAGGCGAAACGAAGAGGACGCAATCGTGTACGGTATAAACCTATGACACAGGTTGAGAAAAATGAGGGATAA
- a CDS encoding NmrA family NAD(P)-binding protein produces MTILVTGFTGNVGLAVGHAMMKQHIPFHAAVIDSVAASEKFGNAFHYRHLDYADISTFSQALKGVDQLFLMYPSQVSTRQFHLFLRYLRFTSVRHIVYLSFKDVPIFPLTPHHTIEKIIQETGIPFTIIRPGYYMQNLNLFMRDDIRFHEQIVTPAGLGKTSMIDIRDIATFVIHCLEHPAPHFNRVYTLHGEEVFGFHEIASLMTLLLGKTIRYTNPSIPFFQMKMVQKGYPKSYVNEVIMLHLPISLGLTKRTNRQFREVTGTEPIPLSQYILDYQAHWEKH; encoded by the coding sequence ATGACGATTTTAGTAACAGGATTCACAGGAAACGTTGGACTAGCCGTCGGTCATGCAATGATGAAGCAACATATCCCCTTTCATGCGGCTGTCATCGACTCAGTTGCTGCTTCTGAGAAATTCGGCAATGCTTTTCACTATCGTCACTTGGACTACGCCGATATCTCAACGTTTTCACAAGCGCTAAAAGGTGTCGATCAACTCTTTTTGATGTATCCATCTCAAGTATCAACACGACAGTTTCATCTCTTTTTGCGCTATTTGCGCTTCACCTCAGTCCGCCACATTGTCTACCTCTCGTTCAAGGATGTTCCTATCTTTCCGCTGACACCTCACCATACGATCGAAAAGATCATTCAAGAGACCGGCATCCCGTTTACGATCATCCGTCCCGGGTACTACATGCAAAATTTAAATCTCTTCATGCGTGATGATATTCGCTTTCACGAGCAAATCGTTACACCCGCTGGTCTTGGGAAGACAAGCATGATCGACATTCGGGATATCGCAACGTTCGTCATCCATTGCCTCGAACATCCTGCCCCTCATTTCAATCGTGTTTATACGTTGCATGGCGAAGAAGTTTTCGGTTTCCATGAGATTGCAAGTCTGATGACGCTACTCTTAGGGAAGACAATTCGGTACACGAACCCTTCGATTCCATTCTTCCAAATGAAGATGGTTCAAAAAGGGTATCCGAAAAGTTACGTCAATGAAGTCATCATGTTACACCTCCCGATTAGTCTCGGACTCACGAAACGAACGAACCGTCAATTCCGTGAGGTGACAGGCACCGAGCCGATTCCCCTAAGTCAATATATTCTCGATTATCAAGCCCACTGGGAGAAGCATTGA
- a CDS encoding RrF2 family transcriptional regulator, which translates to MRLKRATEHGLLTLLFLVHTSKSMARRGEYVKTRDISLQCDISYEHLTKTVSILRKAGLLQTHAGREGGVQLLPLSHTVRVGDVVALFERPFFPGTRYQVRALDHLLDAALISFFNTLNQVTIKQLADDLPPHFFLDIS; encoded by the coding sequence GTGAGGTTGAAACGTGCTACGGAACATGGCTTACTGACATTACTTTTTTTGGTACACACCTCGAAATCGATGGCACGAAGAGGAGAATATGTAAAGACGAGAGACATTTCGCTTCAATGTGACATCTCTTACGAACATCTTACGAAGACCGTATCGATTTTAAGAAAGGCAGGTCTTTTACAGACCCATGCTGGACGAGAAGGCGGTGTTCAACTCCTCCCATTGAGTCATACTGTCCGGGTCGGAGATGTAGTAGCGTTATTCGAACGTCCATTTTTCCCGGGAACGCGTTATCAGGTGCGTGCGTTAGATCACCTATTAGATGCGGCACTGATTTCTTTCTTTAATACGCTCAATCAAGTTACGATAAAGCAATTAGCGGACGATTTACCACCTCACTTTTTCTTAGACATATCATGA
- a CDS encoding NmrA family NAD(P)-binding protein — protein sequence MIFITDFSSPIGQLVSQRMRTEEQPFCIGVSDPQAASELYGEHFDFRRFDLQDASTFVEALAGCNQIFLEFPANADLETFEYFIHYLRQTALQHIVYLSAKDALSLPFTPHHRIEVVIRQTDIPYTIIRPSYYMQHLNIFMRDMLRDHAHLFAPAGIGKTCMIDARDVATVVMTCLENPATHFNKIYTISGEAAYNFYEVARLLGEELETEIMYTNPSIDFFRSFMIQHGLSYEETNEIIKLHVPILLGLADETDNHFLELIGERPITLRQYIKDHLSDWVNEEEGKAYDYS from the coding sequence ATGATTTTCATTACGGACTTTTCTTCACCAATCGGTCAACTCGTCAGCCAACGTATGCGCACGGAAGAACAGCCTTTTTGCATTGGGGTATCCGATCCACAAGCCGCTTCCGAATTATATGGAGAGCATTTTGACTTTCGTCGATTCGATCTCCAAGATGCCTCGACGTTCGTAGAAGCACTCGCCGGGTGCAATCAAATCTTTCTCGAATTTCCTGCAAACGCGGACTTGGAGACATTCGAATATTTTATTCATTATCTCAGACAGACTGCCCTGCAACACATCGTCTACCTCTCAGCCAAAGACGCTCTATCTCTCCCATTCACGCCACATCATCGTATTGAAGTCGTCATTCGCCAAACCGACATTCCCTACACGATCATTCGTCCTAGCTACTACATGCAGCATTTAAACATATTCATGCGAGATATGTTACGAGATCATGCACACCTCTTCGCACCGGCAGGAATTGGTAAGACGTGCATGATTGATGCCCGTGACGTAGCGACCGTCGTGATGACGTGTCTTGAAAACCCAGCCACTCACTTCAATAAAATCTATACGATCAGCGGTGAAGCGGCTTACAATTTTTACGAAGTCGCCCGGCTTCTCGGAGAAGAACTTGAAACAGAGATCATGTATACGAACCCGTCGATTGATTTTTTCCGGTCCTTTATGATCCAACATGGATTGTCTTACGAAGAAACCAATGAAATCATCAAACTTCACGTGCCGATCTTATTAGGTCTAGCGGATGAGACGGATAACCACTTTCTAGAACTGATTGGTGAACGCCCGATCACCCTTCGGCAATATATAAAAGACCACCTATCCGATTGGGTAAATGAAGAGGAGGGCAAAGCATATGATTACTCATGA
- a CDS encoding DMT family transporter: MTYFMYLFCLIVWGLNFIAVKIQGTPVALEVSLTYRLAMTAILFIIFALFIKRTNKPTATDLPFIVVFGVCNFALSYLCLYYATILSSAAIVTLIFSLKVILTPIALRLFLKETLHARVWIGGCFGIIGVGVLIVPSLNSIHGLTDLKGVLIALVGTILTAIGDASSARNAKRQINPVHANAIGFTVASLLMGAIVWFQGTPLTLPTTVTYLSALLYLTVIASFLAWLFYLKLVERIGGAKSGYMVALFPLIGGVASVLIGESTLSLPLIIGCLFSCVGASIALGIRPSRQRNNVFS, encoded by the coding sequence ATGACATATTTCATGTATCTATTTTGTTTAATCGTCTGGGGACTGAATTTCATTGCCGTCAAAATTCAAGGTACACCCGTCGCTTTGGAAGTATCCTTGACCTATCGATTAGCGATGACAGCGATTCTCTTCATCATCTTCGCATTGTTCATCAAACGAACGAACAAACCTACCGCGACGGATCTCCCGTTCATCGTCGTGTTCGGTGTCTGTAATTTCGCTCTGAGTTACTTATGTCTCTATTACGCGACAATATTAAGCTCTGCTGCCATCGTGACCTTGATTTTCTCACTTAAAGTCATTCTGACACCGATCGCTCTGCGTCTGTTTTTAAAAGAGACGCTCCACGCGCGCGTCTGGATTGGTGGATGTTTTGGCATCATCGGCGTTGGTGTTCTAATCGTACCGAGTCTAAACAGCATCCATGGACTGACCGATTTGAAAGGTGTTTTGATCGCCCTAGTCGGCACGATATTGACGGCGATTGGTGATGCTAGTTCAGCGCGTAACGCCAAGCGACAGATCAATCCTGTCCATGCGAATGCGATTGGTTTTACCGTAGCGAGTCTACTGATGGGTGCGATTGTCTGGTTCCAAGGGACACCACTTACGCTTCCGACAACCGTTACCTATCTTTCTGCCTTATTGTATTTAACCGTGATTGCGTCATTTCTCGCGTGGCTATTTTATCTGAAACTCGTCGAACGAATTGGTGGTGCGAAGAGCGGTTATATGGTGGCACTATTTCCGCTAATTGGCGGTGTTGCTTCAGTATTGATTGGTGAATCGACGCTATCTCTTCCTTTAATCATCGGTTGTCTGTTCAGTTGTGTTGGAGCTTCGATTGCTTTAGGGATTCGTCCGTCTCGGCAACGGAATAACGTATTCAGCTAA